The Xiphophorus hellerii strain 12219 chromosome 22, Xiphophorus_hellerii-4.1, whole genome shotgun sequence genome has a window encoding:
- the lrit1a gene encoding leucine-rich repeat, immunoglobulin-like domain and transmembrane domain-containing protein 1a has protein sequence MFRILLLGLCVATLELPSPVSSCPSQCSCFYHNLSDGSKARSVICNDPDIALVPAGFPVDTSKLRIEKTAIQQIPSEAFSYLSSLEFLWMSFNTLSALSPESFRGLFNLEELRLDGNALTAFPWESLMDMPSLRLLDLHNNQLTSLPAEATTYIKNLTYLDLSSNSLLTLPIEVLTNWLAAKPVQGPESSKMILGLHDNPWVCDCRLYDLVQFQKSPTLSVAFIDTRLRCSAPESFSGVLFSDAELRQCQLPRIHTAVARVRSAVGNNVLLRCGTIGVPVPDLTWRRADGQMLNGTVQQETSKEGITWSILSVPAVSYRDSGKFICKASNYAGNAEAVISLVVSNPPRPEGNQTNTDKKVKVKKPNPVGKAAYQEKLVARYVVPTSTSSALAAMDSDMLPADSEQVSYTLTDGATQDPSTSPNSDALLDLEKTNLSNLAANTSSLQQDPDRVVRSVKVVGDTDNTISLNWRAPKAKNTTAFSVLYAVFGERDMRKINVGAGQTRVTIDGLVPRTKYIACVCVKGLIPKKEQCVIFSTDEAASATGTQKLINVIVITVACIIAVPLTVIVCCGALKRRIKKYWGKKSKDIQDSYVTFETLSPGTKAKGLEGEYLNRLNQEESNRLLSARSSLDSESTAKIEGQPNEYFC, from the exons ATGTTCCGCATCCTGCTCCTGGGGCTCTGCGTGGCCACGCTGGAGCTTCCCTCCCCAGTGAGCTCCTGCCCTTCGCAGTGCAGCTGTTTTTACCATAACTTGAGTGACGGATCCAAGGCTAG AAGCGTGATATGCAATGATCCCGACATAGCTCTCGTGCCAGCCGGGTTCCCTGTTGACACATCCAAACTGCGGATCGAGAAAACAGCCATCCAGCAAATCCCAAGCGAAGCCTTCAGCTACCTCTCAAGTCTGGAATTCCTCTGGATGTCTTTCAACACCCTGTCGGCTCTGAGCCCGGAAAGCTTTCGGGGACTGTTCAACCTGGAAGAGCTTCGTCTGGACGGGAATGCCCTCACTGCCTTTCCCTGGGAGTCTCTCATGGACATGCCCAGCCTCAGACTTCTTGATTTGCACAACAACCAGCTCACCTCGCTGCCCGCGGAAGCCACCACTTACATCAAGAACCTCACCTACCTGGACCTCTCCAGCAACAGTTTGCTGACCTTGCCGATCGAGGTACTGACCAACTGGCTGGCTGCGAAGCCCGTGCAGGGCCCCGAGAGCTCCAAGATGATTCTTG GTCTCCATGACAACCCCTGGGTGTGTGATTGCCGACTCTATGACTTGGTCCAGTTCCAGAAGTCCCCCACACTTTCCGTGGCATTTATTGACACAAGACTCCGCTGTTCGGCACCAGAGAGCTTCTCAGGGGTCTTGTTCAGCGATGCGGAGCTGCGTCAGTGTCAGCTCCCACGCATCCACACAGCAGTGGCACGAGTCCGGAGTGCGGTTGGGAACAATGTTCTCCTTCGGTGTGGGACCATTGGAGTACCGGTGCCAGATCTGACATGGCGCAGGGCTGATGGACAAATGCTTAATGGAACAG TACAACAAGAAACATCTAAAGAAGGAATCACCTGGTCCATCCTCAGCGTCCCAGCTGTGTCCTACCGCGATTCAGGAAAATTCATCTGCAAGGCATCAAACTATGCAGGGAATGCAGAGGCTGTCATTTCTCTGGTTGTCTCTAACCCACCAAGACCCGAAGGGAACCAGACAAACACCGACAAGAAGGTCAAAGTCAAGAAGCCAAACCCAGTGGGTAAAGCAGCCTACCAGGAGAAACTGGTGGCCAGATACGTAGTTCCAACTTCCACCTCATCAGCTTTGGCTGCTATGGATTCTGACATGTTACCTGCTGACTCCGAACAGGTCAGCTACACCCTAACTGATGGAGCCACCCAGGATCCCTCCACCTCCCCCAACTCAGATGCACTACTGGATCTGGAGAAGACAAATCTCAGCAACCTGGCGGCGAACACTTCATCCCTACAGCAGGACCCAGACAGGGTGGTCCGCTCTGTGAAGGTGGTGGGTGACACAGACAATACAATTTCTCTGAACTGGAGAGCACCTAAAGCAAAGAACACGACTGCCTTCAGTGTGCTGTATGCTGTGTTTGGGGAGCGGGACATGAGAAAGATCAACGTTGGAGCAGGACAAACCCGTGTAACTATAGACGGGTTGGTGCCCAGGACCAAGTACATTGCCTGTGTATGTGTGAAGGGACTGATTCCCAAGAAAGAACAGTGTGTGATATTTTCCACTGATGAAGCAGCTAGTGCAACTGGCACCCAGAAGCTGATCAATGTGATTGTGATCACTGTGGCCTGTATCATTGCAGTCCCCCTCACTGTCATTGTGTGCTGTGGGGCGCTGAAGAGGCGCATTAAAAAGTACTGGGGAAAGAAATCCAAAGACATTCAAGACTCATATGTGACTTTTGAAACACTGTCCCCTGGTACAAAGGCCAAAGGGCTTGAGGGTGAGTATTTAAACAGACTGAATCAAGAGGAGTCTAACAGATTGCTGTCAGCCCGCTCCAGCCTGGACTCCGAGTCAACAGCAAAGATCGAGGGACAACCTAACGAGTACTTCTGCTGA
- the lrit2 gene encoding leucine-rich repeat, immunoglobulin-like domain and transmembrane domain-containing protein 2 isoform X2, with protein MDTMIYLLVVILIKAEPCRSYARCLSGCSCIDDRHGRSLICMEESAFGAIPDNLPDDLTKIRIEKSHFTEIPRGAFSKTPAVENLWLNFNDITVINSKGLEGLGNLTELRLQGNKLRSVPWTAFEDTPNLKILDLKHNQLDVLPEHALKFLPGLTYLDLSFNQLTVISKEVFQNWPLYQKIQNAEERGVTASRTNVVLALHDNAWLCDCRLKGLVEFITSLSPPIILMNSYLICSGPDFRAGKFFHEIELQACTKPVVSTPKANMSLPLGSNLTLHCYAKARPDPAVWWTYGLKIIRGFHESQERVSDDTIRSHLVIPSLSAADRGVYTCTAVNFIGNSSASVLLDVISADSASSSHVAGFPPASDVADENVFIDIRIAKQTVRGISIEWFAALERPSETWFTIHFGQAGDDKKEMTYIGPGIHSYSISDLMPATKYEICVTLKSQMPRPGQCIVFVTGTDITEMEQREKLIHIVVIVLAMVLAVPIGMYVCTTDTRIPCYEVIIESWKRRQRESNSSGLERERQGTFDSLQAASDEELVNKDFNEDRKAKKVVGKV; from the exons ATGGACACAATGATTTACCTTCTGGTTGTAATATTAATAAAAGCTGAACCATGTAGAAGTTATGCTCGATGTTTAAGTGGGTGCAGCTGTATTGATGACCGTCATGGAAG GTCACTCATATGTATGGAAGAAAGCGCCTTCGGGGCCATTCCCGACAACCTTCCAGACGATTTGACCAAAATACGGATAGAAAAATCCCACTTCACTGAAATCCCCAGAGGAGCTTTTTCCAAAACACCCGCAGTGGAAAACCTGTGGCTGAACTTTAACGATATCACAGTTATAAACTCAAAAGGTCTGGAGGGTTTGGGGAACCTCACCGAGCTCCGTCTGCAGGGGAACAAGCTGCGATCAGTACCATGGACAGCGTTCGAGGACACACCCAACCTCAAGATCCTGGACCTGAAGCACAACCAGCTGGACGTCCTCCCGGAGCACGCCCTCAAATTTCTACCAGGGCTCACATATTTAGATTTATCCTTCAACCAGCTCACGGTCATATCGAAAGAAGTCTTCCAGAACTGGCCTCTTtaccagaaaatacaaaatgcagagGAGCGGGGTGTCACAGCGTCCAGGACGAATGTCGTCCTGGCGCTGCACGACAACGCCTGGCTTTGCGACTGCCGCCTGAAGGGCCTCGTGGAGTTCATCACATCCTTGAGTCCTCCGATCATACTGATGAACTCTTACCTGATCTGCTCAGGGCCGGACTTTAGGGCGGGCAAGTTCTTCCACGAGATCGAGCTGCAGGCGTGCACGAAACCAGTGGTCAGCACGCCGAAGGCGAACATGAGCCTGCCTCTGGGATCCAACCTCACCCTGCACTGCTACGCCAAGGCGAGGCCGGACCCTGCTGTGTGGTGGACATATGGTCTGAAGATAATCAGAGGATTTCATG agtCCCAAGAAAGAGTTTCCGATGACACCATTAGATCCCACCTGGTGATTCCTTCCCTTAGTGCAGCAGACCGTGGGGTCTACACCTGCACTGCAGTAAACTTCATTGGGAACTCCTCGGCGAGCGTTCTCCTGGATGTCATCTCTGCTGACAGTGCCTCGTCATCTCACGTCGCAGGCTTCCCACCTGCATCGGACGTTGCTGATGAAAATGTCTTCATTGACATTCGCATCGCCAAGCAGACAGTGCGTGGCATCTCTATTGAGTGGTTCGCCGCCCTAGAACGGCCCTCCGAGACATGGTTTACCATTCACTTTGGTCAAGCTGGTGATGATAAGAAAGAAATGACCTACATTGGGCCTGGAATTCACTCCTACTCCATCTCAGATCTGATGCCTGCCACCAAATACGAAATCTGTGTAACTCTAAAGAGCCAGATGCCACGACCAGGCCAGTGCATTGTGTTTGTGACAGGAACTGACATCACAGAGATGGAGCAGAGGGAGAAGTTAATCCATATAGTGGTGATAGTTTTAGCCATGGTGCTGGCCGTGCCGATAGGCATGTACGTCTGCACCACTGACACTCGAATTCCCTGCTATGAGGTCATCATAGAGTCGTGGAAGAGACGGCAGAGAGAAAGCAACTCATCTGGGCTGGAACGGGAAAGACAGGGCACTTTTGACAGCCTGCAGGCTGCCAGTGATGAAGAGCTGGTCAATAAAGATTTCAATGAAGACAGAAAG GCCAAGAAGGTTGTTGGAAAGGTGTGA
- the lrit2 gene encoding leucine-rich repeat, immunoglobulin-like domain and transmembrane domain-containing protein 2 isoform X1: MDTMIYLLVVILIKAEPCRSYARCLSGCSCIDDRHGRSLICMEESAFGAIPDNLPDDLTKIRIEKSHFTEIPRGAFSKTPAVENLWLNFNDITVINSKGLEGLGNLTELRLQGNKLRSVPWTAFEDTPNLKILDLKHNQLDVLPEHALKFLPGLTYLDLSFNQLTVISKEVFQNWPLYQKIQNAEERGVTASRTNVVLALHDNAWLCDCRLKGLVEFITSLSPPIILMNSYLICSGPDFRAGKFFHEIELQACTKPVVSTPKANMSLPLGSNLTLHCYAKARPDPAVWWTYGLKIIRGFHESQERVSDDTIRSHLVIPSLSAADRGVYTCTAVNFIGNSSASVLLDVISADSASSSHVAGFPPASDVADENVFIDIRIAKQTVRGISIEWFAALERPSETWFTIHFGQAGDDKKEMTYIGPGIHSYSISDLMPATKYEICVTLKSQMPRPGQCIVFVTGTDITEMEQREKLIHIVVIVLAMVLAVPIGMYVCTTDTRIPCYEVIIESWKRRQRESNSSGLERERQGTFDSLQAASDEELVNKDFNEDRKVRRRSEDRFRKGKDDQSRLTAELY; the protein is encoded by the exons ATGGACACAATGATTTACCTTCTGGTTGTAATATTAATAAAAGCTGAACCATGTAGAAGTTATGCTCGATGTTTAAGTGGGTGCAGCTGTATTGATGACCGTCATGGAAG GTCACTCATATGTATGGAAGAAAGCGCCTTCGGGGCCATTCCCGACAACCTTCCAGACGATTTGACCAAAATACGGATAGAAAAATCCCACTTCACTGAAATCCCCAGAGGAGCTTTTTCCAAAACACCCGCAGTGGAAAACCTGTGGCTGAACTTTAACGATATCACAGTTATAAACTCAAAAGGTCTGGAGGGTTTGGGGAACCTCACCGAGCTCCGTCTGCAGGGGAACAAGCTGCGATCAGTACCATGGACAGCGTTCGAGGACACACCCAACCTCAAGATCCTGGACCTGAAGCACAACCAGCTGGACGTCCTCCCGGAGCACGCCCTCAAATTTCTACCAGGGCTCACATATTTAGATTTATCCTTCAACCAGCTCACGGTCATATCGAAAGAAGTCTTCCAGAACTGGCCTCTTtaccagaaaatacaaaatgcagagGAGCGGGGTGTCACAGCGTCCAGGACGAATGTCGTCCTGGCGCTGCACGACAACGCCTGGCTTTGCGACTGCCGCCTGAAGGGCCTCGTGGAGTTCATCACATCCTTGAGTCCTCCGATCATACTGATGAACTCTTACCTGATCTGCTCAGGGCCGGACTTTAGGGCGGGCAAGTTCTTCCACGAGATCGAGCTGCAGGCGTGCACGAAACCAGTGGTCAGCACGCCGAAGGCGAACATGAGCCTGCCTCTGGGATCCAACCTCACCCTGCACTGCTACGCCAAGGCGAGGCCGGACCCTGCTGTGTGGTGGACATATGGTCTGAAGATAATCAGAGGATTTCATG agtCCCAAGAAAGAGTTTCCGATGACACCATTAGATCCCACCTGGTGATTCCTTCCCTTAGTGCAGCAGACCGTGGGGTCTACACCTGCACTGCAGTAAACTTCATTGGGAACTCCTCGGCGAGCGTTCTCCTGGATGTCATCTCTGCTGACAGTGCCTCGTCATCTCACGTCGCAGGCTTCCCACCTGCATCGGACGTTGCTGATGAAAATGTCTTCATTGACATTCGCATCGCCAAGCAGACAGTGCGTGGCATCTCTATTGAGTGGTTCGCCGCCCTAGAACGGCCCTCCGAGACATGGTTTACCATTCACTTTGGTCAAGCTGGTGATGATAAGAAAGAAATGACCTACATTGGGCCTGGAATTCACTCCTACTCCATCTCAGATCTGATGCCTGCCACCAAATACGAAATCTGTGTAACTCTAAAGAGCCAGATGCCACGACCAGGCCAGTGCATTGTGTTTGTGACAGGAACTGACATCACAGAGATGGAGCAGAGGGAGAAGTTAATCCATATAGTGGTGATAGTTTTAGCCATGGTGCTGGCCGTGCCGATAGGCATGTACGTCTGCACCACTGACACTCGAATTCCCTGCTATGAGGTCATCATAGAGTCGTGGAAGAGACGGCAGAGAGAAAGCAACTCATCTGGGCTGGAACGGGAAAGACAGGGCACTTTTGACAGCCTGCAGGCTGCCAGTGATGAAGAGCTGGTCAATAAAGATTTCAATGAAGACAGAAAGGTGAGGAGGAGGTCTGAAGACAGATTTCGTAAAGGCAAAGATGATCAGAGCAGACTTACCGCTGAACTATATTGA